A genomic region of Chloracidobacterium sp. contains the following coding sequences:
- a CDS encoding DUF499 domain-containing protein gives MAISNYERVGKAMELLKAGLGPYVDRELQSGIDAKRVTAEVLAPFANEPNTGNKPPSQWDVAALLKFVFNAWNVIFGHTLGHAERSLVAELRTHRNAWAHQESFSSDDAYRVLDSTVRLLTAVSAPQAEEAEKMKMELLRLRFDEQVRGQKRKAGGSLIEATATGAVKPWREVITPHKDVASGEYQQAEFAADLWQVHLGEGSDEYRKPTEFFRRTYLTESLKRLLTGAMQRMSGKGGDPVIQLQTNFGGGKTHSMLALYHLFSGASAADLPGIDSLMPEADVATLPKANRVVLVGNRISPGNPVTKKDGTVVKTLWGELAYQLGGRKAFDRIAEDDKNATSPGDVLRELLKENGPCLILIDEWVAYARQLHDQSDLPAGSFETQFTFAQALTESAKLAGNCLLVISLPASDTSGSPHAQVDDVEVGGIRGREALDRLRNVVGRLESSWRPATAEEGFEIVRRRLFEPLTADQYKNRDVTARAFSDLYHSQRQEFPPECGDSDYENRIKAAYPIHPEIFDRLYNDWSTLVKFQRTRGVLRLMAAVIHSLWEKGDHSSMIMPSTIPIDDQRIQFELTRYLSDNWVPILEKDVDGPNSLPLKIDNELPNLGKVHAARRVARTIYLGSAPTSGGSHQGLDERRVNLGCVTPGESAPIFGDALRRLAASATYLYQDGTRYWYSTQPTVTKMAEDRREQLKRDPDRVAKELADRVSNNLVKKGEFRKIHPLPSSGQDVADDLDTRLVVLSPDHPYSKEADNPAQAAAQAILEYRGNTPRLYRNTLVFLAADKARLQDLEDAARNYLAWDSIIKDQTSLNLTPSQVKQAENQKKAAENTLDVRVPETYQWLLVPVQKNPHAAIEWQGMKLSGQDDLAVRAGKKLLNDELLITSFAGTRLRMELDGGQHGIPLWPDGHISVRQLVDHCARYLYLPRFADSSVLLGAIRNGVSLLTWRNESFAFADSYDEEKTRYRGLRSGCNISLDGSEPAAVIVKPEIAQEQMDAEQALLGSPTATGTGVTFADPGSAHEAQGVLGGVEVPSATPPAQPNRFHGTVELNPTRVGRDAGQIGDEVIAHLSGLVGAKVRVTLEIDAEVEAGVPDNVVRTVTENSRTLKFTNHGFESD, from the coding sequence ATGGCTATCTCAAATTACGAGCGTGTAGGGAAGGCGATGGAACTGCTCAAGGCGGGTCTGGGGCCCTATGTGGACCGCGAACTTCAGTCGGGGATCGATGCTAAGCGCGTGACGGCTGAGGTGCTCGCTCCTTTTGCTAACGAGCCAAATACAGGAAACAAACCTCCATCGCAATGGGATGTAGCGGCTTTGCTGAAATTCGTTTTTAATGCGTGGAACGTTATATTTGGCCATACGCTTGGTCATGCGGAACGGAGCCTTGTGGCCGAACTACGTACTCATAGAAACGCGTGGGCTCATCAGGAGTCGTTTTCAAGCGACGACGCCTATCGAGTGCTGGATTCGACTGTCCGTCTTTTAACTGCAGTTTCTGCCCCTCAAGCTGAGGAAGCCGAAAAGATGAAGATGGAGCTTCTTAGACTCCGTTTTGACGAGCAGGTCCGCGGCCAAAAGCGAAAGGCTGGCGGCTCCTTAATTGAAGCGACCGCAACCGGTGCGGTAAAACCGTGGCGCGAAGTGATCACACCACACAAAGATGTCGCGAGCGGCGAATACCAACAGGCCGAGTTTGCTGCCGATCTATGGCAGGTTCACCTTGGCGAGGGTTCAGACGAATACAGAAAACCAACTGAGTTCTTTCGCCGAACCTATTTAACCGAGAGCCTAAAGCGTTTGCTTACGGGTGCAATGCAGCGCATGAGCGGAAAAGGCGGCGATCCGGTAATTCAACTCCAGACAAATTTTGGTGGAGGCAAGACACATTCGATGCTCGCCCTCTACCATCTCTTTTCAGGTGCAAGTGCGGCCGATCTTCCCGGCATTGACAGCCTGATGCCGGAAGCCGATGTTGCCACGCTGCCGAAAGCGAATCGCGTCGTGCTGGTAGGAAACAGGATCTCGCCCGGGAATCCGGTAACAAAAAAGGACGGAACAGTAGTCAAAACGCTTTGGGGTGAGTTGGCCTATCAGCTTGGTGGGCGGAAAGCTTTCGACCGCATCGCTGAGGATGATAAGAACGCCACAAGCCCCGGGGACGTCCTCCGGGAATTATTGAAGGAAAACGGGCCATGCCTGATCCTGATCGACGAGTGGGTTGCCTACGCCCGCCAACTCCATGATCAAAGCGATCTTCCGGCCGGCAGCTTCGAAACTCAGTTCACATTCGCTCAAGCGCTGACCGAATCCGCCAAACTCGCGGGAAACTGTCTGCTTGTGATCTCGCTGCCCGCGTCGGACACTTCTGGTTCTCCACATGCGCAGGTAGATGATGTCGAGGTCGGCGGTATTCGCGGACGCGAGGCGCTCGATCGGCTTCGAAATGTTGTCGGCCGATTGGAATCTTCTTGGCGTCCGGCGACGGCAGAAGAAGGGTTCGAAATCGTACGTCGTCGTCTGTTTGAACCCCTAACCGCAGATCAGTACAAAAATCGTGACGTGACTGCGCGGGCTTTTTCGGATCTATACCATTCGCAGCGGCAGGAGTTCCCACCAGAATGCGGTGACTCAGATTATGAAAACCGGATCAAGGCCGCTTATCCGATACATCCCGAAATATTCGATCGCTTGTACAACGATTGGTCAACCCTGGTGAAGTTTCAGCGGACTCGCGGCGTCCTACGCTTAATGGCAGCGGTGATTCATAGTCTCTGGGAAAAAGGCGATCACAGCTCCATGATAATGCCGTCAACTATCCCCATAGATGACCAGCGGATTCAGTTCGAGCTCACACGCTATCTTTCGGATAACTGGGTTCCGATTTTGGAGAAGGATGTCGACGGTCCGAATTCGCTTCCATTAAAGATCGATAACGAGCTTCCAAATCTAGGTAAGGTCCACGCGGCGAGGCGTGTTGCGAGAACGATCTACCTTGGTTCGGCTCCGACCTCGGGCGGATCGCATCAGGGACTCGATGAACGCCGAGTAAACCTTGGCTGTGTAACGCCAGGCGAATCAGCACCGATCTTTGGCGACGCGTTACGTCGGCTCGCCGCCTCCGCAACATACTTATATCAGGACGGCACGCGCTATTGGTATTCGACTCAGCCGACAGTTACAAAAATGGCTGAGGATCGTCGAGAGCAGCTGAAGCGTGATCCTGACCGGGTGGCAAAGGAGCTGGCCGATCGCGTAAGTAACAATCTAGTAAAGAAGGGGGAGTTCCGAAAGATACATCCACTGCCGTCCTCGGGTCAGGATGTAGCGGATGATCTCGATACGCGGCTAGTTGTTCTGAGCCCTGATCATCCCTATTCAAAGGAAGCGGACAACCCGGCCCAAGCCGCCGCGCAAGCGATTCTCGAATATCGCGGGAACACCCCAAGGTTGTACCGGAACACACTGGTGTTTCTAGCCGCAGACAAGGCTCGGTTGCAAGATCTCGAGGACGCAGCACGAAACTATCTGGCCTGGGACTCTATCATCAAGGATCAGACGTCACTCAACTTGACGCCGAGTCAGGTAAAGCAAGCTGAAAATCAGAAAAAGGCTGCCGAAAATACTTTAGACGTTCGGGTTCCAGAGACATATCAATGGCTGCTGGTCCCGGTACAAAAGAATCCGCACGCGGCAATCGAATGGCAGGGCATGAAACTTTCGGGGCAGGATGACCTGGCCGTTAGGGCGGGTAAGAAGCTGCTAAATGACGAGCTGCTGATCACGAGCTTCGCCGGTACACGTCTAAGAATGGAACTTGACGGCGGACAGCACGGCATACCGCTTTGGCCCGATGGCCACATTTCGGTTAGGCAGCTCGTTGATCATTGTGCTCGCTACCTCTATCTTCCTCGCTTTGCCGACTCTTCGGTATTGCTTGGAGCGATTCGGAACGGTGTATCGCTGCTTACATGGAGAAACGAATCATTCGCCTTCGCTGACAGTTATGACGAAGAGAAAACTCGCTACCGTGGTCTTCGTTCTGGTTGCAATATTTCGCTCGATGGTTCGGAACCTGCAGCGGTCATAGTAAAGCCAGAAATCGCGCAGGAGCAGATGGATGCGGAGCAAGCATTACTTGGGTCACCTACTGCTACCGGTACTGGTGTGACATTTGCTGATCCGGGATCGGCACATGAAGCCCAAGGTGTATTAGGCGGAGTGGAGGTCCCGTCCGCGACCCCTCCCGCACAACCAAATCGCTTTCACGGGACGGTGGAGTTAAATCCGACCCGCGTCGGACGCGATGCCGGTCAGATCGGCGATGAGGTGATTGCTCATTTATCGGGATTGGTCGGTGCTAAAGTACGAGTCACGCTTGAAATTGATGCGGAAGTGGAAGCCGGCGTGCCGGACAACGTAGTACGTACGGTGACAGAGAATAGTCGGACACTGAAGTTCACCAACCACGGTTTTGAGAGTGACTGA
- a CDS encoding DUF1156 domain-containing protein, producing the protein MVDDPSEYVDTLKSDPKLRKRAEGQLKKRHKVWDEATAELRRAEASGISAPPPGPEPTLDEIIAELERDRLFKIIEELVLWENTSNEFVLEKARREIWQSWRRECANNADHPVVTELFDRTALPKFHDPFAGGGALPLEARRLGLESYASDLNPVAVLINKAMIEIPSKFSSMPPVNNDWQEKADGEKSMKSWQGNEGIAADIIHYGKWVQDETKKRLGHLYPKVEISEEMVKTRPDLARHLGQRLDVSAYLWARTVASPNPAFRDVRVPLVATFLLSTKSGKEAFLSPVIANRDYTFEVMTGEPQDRDRAKSGTKPGSGGFRCIMSDTPIPFDYVRSEGKAGRIGFRLIALVVDTDRGRTFLSPTPEIERCALQAEPSNIPPGVLPDKALGFRIQEYGMKQWSDLYTPRQLVSLITLSDIVQELRSKVATDAITAGLPDDSIGLEANGGGALAYGDAIATFLAMAVDKFADYNNSLCTWNPSNQNLGHLFTKHAIPMAWDFPETVPFDRGVMTIASIAEGVARSVQYLPTSSGAAAAFQHDAATRCEWINNSVISTDPPYYDNIGYSDLSEFFYVWIRRTLKPIFPSLLATLAVPRSEELVATPHRHGGKEKADAFFLSGMTDAMRQLSSQSHPAFPVTIYYAFKQSEINKGGAVASTGWEIFLAAVIEAGFAITGTWPMRTVGGGRMLAKNANTLAATIILVCRKRPRDAPTVTRRELVNALKLELPDALRHLQRCNIAPVDLAQAAIGPGMAVYSRYEKVLDADGKSLSVRDALELINETLDEVLAEQEGDFDPDTRWALTWFEEMGFEQGEFGRAEQLSKAKNTSIAEMADTRSSPILEAKAGKVRLFRPNELEPDWTPESDSRLTVWDMVHQLVRVLEKDGEAAAAHIVAKLGAKAETARELCYRLYTLCDRKKRASEAMSYNGLVQSWPEIMRLSREATDEARLGQTPGLFENEI; encoded by the coding sequence ATGGTCGATGATCCCTCGGAATACGTCGATACGCTGAAATCCGATCCTAAGCTCCGAAAACGCGCGGAAGGCCAATTAAAGAAACGTCACAAAGTTTGGGACGAGGCGACGGCCGAACTGAGGAGGGCCGAGGCGTCGGGAATTAGTGCCCCACCACCGGGGCCAGAGCCAACGCTCGACGAGATTATCGCAGAGCTTGAACGCGACAGACTGTTTAAGATCATAGAAGAACTCGTCCTTTGGGAAAATACGAGTAACGAATTCGTGCTTGAGAAAGCACGGCGCGAAATTTGGCAAAGCTGGCGACGGGAGTGTGCTAACAATGCAGATCATCCCGTGGTTACCGAACTTTTTGATAGAACCGCCTTACCGAAATTTCATGACCCATTCGCCGGGGGCGGAGCCTTACCCCTCGAAGCACGACGACTGGGACTGGAGTCTTACGCGTCGGATCTAAACCCTGTCGCCGTTTTGATTAACAAGGCGATGATCGAGATACCCTCGAAGTTTTCCTCAATGCCACCTGTTAACAATGACTGGCAGGAGAAAGCCGATGGTGAGAAGTCGATGAAGTCGTGGCAGGGCAATGAAGGTATCGCGGCCGACATTATCCACTACGGAAAATGGGTACAGGATGAAACGAAGAAACGGCTGGGTCATCTCTACCCGAAGGTCGAAATATCTGAAGAGATGGTCAAGACCCGCCCCGACCTAGCGCGACACCTCGGTCAACGATTAGATGTCTCTGCCTATCTTTGGGCACGAACCGTCGCGAGTCCCAACCCCGCCTTTAGGGATGTGAGAGTGCCGCTCGTTGCGACGTTTTTGTTGTCTACGAAGTCTGGAAAAGAAGCCTTTCTTTCCCCGGTCATCGCAAACCGGGATTACACATTTGAGGTGATGACTGGGGAACCCCAGGATAGGGACCGCGCCAAAAGCGGGACAAAGCCCGGAAGTGGCGGGTTCCGCTGCATTATGTCTGATACGCCAATACCGTTCGATTATGTGAGAAGCGAGGGAAAGGCCGGCCGCATTGGATTTCGATTAATCGCCTTGGTCGTGGATACCGACCGGGGACGAACCTTTCTTTCACCTACTCCAGAGATCGAAAGGTGCGCCTTGCAGGCAGAGCCCTCAAACATTCCTCCAGGCGTCTTGCCCGACAAAGCGTTGGGATTTCGAATCCAGGAATATGGGATGAAGCAATGGTCTGATCTGTATACGCCGCGACAGCTCGTTTCGCTGATAACCCTATCGGATATCGTCCAAGAACTCCGAAGTAAGGTTGCGACTGATGCAATCACTGCCGGGCTACCTGATGATTCGATTGGCTTGGAGGCCAACGGCGGAGGAGCTTTGGCGTATGGCGACGCGATTGCGACGTTTCTAGCCATGGCTGTTGATAAATTTGCTGACTACAACAATTCGTTATGCACCTGGAACCCTAGCAACCAAAATCTTGGCCATTTGTTTACCAAACACGCCATTCCAATGGCTTGGGACTTTCCAGAAACAGTGCCTTTTGACCGGGGCGTAATGACAATAGCGTCAATAGCAGAGGGGGTAGCACGGTCAGTTCAATACCTGCCGACCTCTTCAGGGGCCGCCGCCGCATTTCAACACGACGCCGCAACACGATGTGAGTGGATTAACAATTCGGTAATTTCCACCGATCCGCCGTATTACGACAACATTGGGTATTCCGACCTTTCTGAGTTCTTTTATGTTTGGATAAGACGGACTCTTAAACCGATTTTCCCAAGCCTACTGGCGACGTTAGCGGTACCACGCTCTGAGGAATTGGTAGCGACTCCTCATCGTCACGGGGGCAAGGAGAAGGCGGACGCGTTCTTCTTGTCTGGCATGACGGATGCCATGCGTCAACTCTCGTCGCAATCTCACCCGGCCTTTCCAGTGACGATCTATTATGCTTTCAAACAATCCGAAATCAATAAAGGCGGGGCCGTTGCGAGCACAGGCTGGGAAATTTTTTTGGCAGCGGTGATTGAAGCCGGTTTTGCAATTACGGGGACTTGGCCGATGCGAACCGTCGGTGGCGGCCGTATGTTGGCGAAGAATGCGAACACCCTCGCGGCTACGATAATCTTGGTGTGCAGAAAGCGCCCACGAGACGCTCCCACGGTTACCAGACGCGAGTTAGTAAACGCGCTTAAGCTCGAACTACCTGACGCACTTCGACATCTTCAGCGCTGCAACATCGCACCGGTAGATTTGGCTCAGGCGGCGATTGGGCCGGGAATGGCCGTTTATTCTCGGTATGAAAAGGTCTTAGACGCTGATGGCAAAAGCCTTTCGGTACGTGACGCGCTTGAACTCATAAACGAGACGCTGGACGAGGTACTGGCCGAACAGGAGGGGGATTTCGACCCCGATACACGCTGGGCGCTGACATGGTTTGAGGAGATGGGTTTTGAGCAGGGTGAATTCGGCCGTGCGGAACAGCTTTCAAAGGCAAAGAATACGTCGATCGCCGAGATGGCCGATACTCGGTCGAGCCCGATCCTCGAAGCAAAGGCCGGCAAGGTCCGGCTCTTCCGTCCGAACGAGCTCGAACCTGACTGGACGCCCGAATCGGATAGCCGCCTGACAGTATGGGACATGGTCCACCAACTGGTGCGAGTCCTGGAAAAGGACGGCGAGGCTGCAGCGGCACATATCGTAGCGAAACTCGGCGCGAAAGCTGAAACTGCCCGAGAGCTATGCTACCGGCTTTACACGTTGTGCGATCGCAAAAAGCGTGCGTCGGAGGCGATGTCTTACAACGGGCTCGTGCAAAGCTGGCCAGAGATAATGCGGCTTTCACGCGAAGCGACTGACGAGGCCCGGTTAGGACAGACGCCCGGGCTATTCGAAAACGAGATATGA
- a CDS encoding ImmA/IrrE family metallo-endopeptidase: protein MSSLDGGVCSSLSWQIEYTERVMESGLSESESRTALDELFENARKYKTGPEYLKMLKFVRKFRTYSPFNAMLIYSQRPGARFVATAHRWNKDHGRVIKPTAIPIVILQPRGPVMFVFDVIDTEPLQYALPLPEEIEQPFEVRSGSVGREFDLTIENALRDGVRVSEKQLGSQMAGSIQKADPGRYVNAVASRNPERKLKQVPLRYDLILNGNHSREVRYVTMVHELGHLYCGHLGTPNGKWWHDRSHFIDLYEKEFEAESVAYLVCGRLGIDNPSENYLSGYLKEHSEVPSISLDYVMKAAGLIEKMGRESLPLRKEI from the coding sequence ATGAGTTCATTGGATGGAGGGGTGTGTTCAAGTCTTTCGTGGCAGATCGAGTACACCGAGCGTGTAATGGAATCTGGTTTAAGTGAGTCGGAGTCGCGGACCGCGCTGGATGAGCTCTTTGAAAATGCCCGGAAGTATAAGACCGGACCCGAGTATTTGAAGATGCTGAAGTTCGTGCGAAAGTTCCGGACTTATTCGCCTTTCAATGCAATGCTCATCTACTCGCAGCGGCCGGGCGCGAGATTTGTTGCTACGGCTCATCGATGGAACAAGGATCACGGACGAGTTATCAAACCTACGGCAATACCCATCGTCATATTGCAGCCGAGGGGTCCTGTAATGTTCGTATTCGATGTGATCGATACCGAGCCGCTTCAATATGCCTTGCCCCTGCCGGAAGAAATTGAACAACCTTTCGAGGTTCGGAGCGGAAGCGTTGGCCGCGAGTTTGATCTAACTATTGAAAACGCATTACGTGATGGCGTTCGTGTCAGCGAAAAGCAATTGGGTTCGCAAATGGCAGGCTCAATTCAGAAAGCCGATCCGGGGCGATATGTTAATGCCGTAGCAAGCAGAAATCCGGAACGTAAGCTTAAGCAGGTGCCGTTACGTTATGACCTAATACTAAATGGAAATCATTCCCGAGAAGTGCGTTACGTAACTATGGTGCATGAGCTTGGCCATCTGTACTGCGGGCATCTTGGAACGCCAAATGGCAAGTGGTGGCATGACCGGAGCCATTTCATCGATCTGTACGAAAAGGAGTTTGAGGCCGAATCGGTCGCGTATCTTGTTTGTGGAAGGCTTGGTATAGACAACCCTTCGGAAAACTATCTGTCGGGATACCTAAAAGAGCATTCCGAAGTTCCCTCGATCAGCCTCGATTATGTAATGAAGGCGGCCGGCCTGATTGAAAAGATGGGTCGGGAGTCCTTGCCTCTGAGGAAAGAGATATAG
- a CDS encoding DUF3883 domain-containing protein yields the protein MFELENLQPNATLRGILPDSVVTVVSVQWYGSEAIELTYKTPTGRVANELLYRHDEPRLEIAEKGRPWSFDGDGDRFRLVSEAQRIHLAHLFDPVLAVHTSVVEPLPHQITAVYESMLPRQPLRFLLADDPGAGKTIMAGLLIKELMARGDVVRCLIVCPGSLAEQWQDELYRRFHLPFEILTNDKLESARTGNWFLETNLAIARLDKLSRNEDVQEKLKAPDCRWDLVVCDEAHKMSATFFGGEIKYTKRYRLAQLLSTLTRHFLLMTATPHNGKEEDFQLFMALLDGDRFEGRFRDGVHVADVSDMMRRMVKENLLKFDSTPLFPERIAYTVPYKLTGPEAQLYKAVTDYVREEFNRAEALQNDKRAGTVGFALTILQRRLASSPEAIYQSLRRRRERLESRLREMEVLQRGGENLFIVPTSSDVLDAEDLEDIEEAPESEAEFAEEQILDQATAAGTIVELSAEIETLKGLEYLANAVRQSGEDKKWSELANLLHEIFSPVPVEETGRPGFPSHIRSPKQKLVLFTEHRDTLNYLERKISSLLGRNEAVAVIHGGIGREDRMNAQESFRHDPEVQVLLATDAAGEGINLQRAHLMVNYDLPWNPNRLEQRFGRIHRIGQTEVCHLWNLVADETREGDVYRRLLEKLEEARKALGGQVFDVLGKLQFEGHALRDLLIRAIRYGEQPDVRARLSQAVESAFDPNQIRELLEERALAHDSMDATRVNRIREDMERADARRLQPHYVESFFLEAFKRLGGSLKQREARRYEVIHVPAPIRNRDRLIGIGEPVQPRYERIAFEKSLIAPPDEPLAAFLCPGHPLLDSTIDLIIERDRDLLRRGAVLVDDRDTGTSPRVVFFLEHAIQDASLTRSQERRVISKRILYVEIDGEGHTRHLNYAPYLDYRALTSGEPTAEAILDRPECKWIIGDLEQLAQGHAVSTVVPGHLAEVRGPKIDLIDKTEAAVKDRLTKEIMYWDHRAEQLKLQEQAGKSNARLNSSEARKRADLLQGRLQKRLEDLALERQISPLPPVVLGGMLVIPAGLIAEMTGTPLIKLSGPVNTQISAAKARAIIMDIERGLGFEPVDRELEKLGYDVESRIPGTGKLRFLEVKGRISGADTITVTKNEILYSLNKPDDFILAIVEFLEGNSHKVHYIRKPFKKEPDFGVTSVNYNFAELLAQAGEPS from the coding sequence ATGTTCGAACTCGAAAACTTACAACCAAATGCTACTCTTCGCGGGATTTTGCCGGATAGTGTGGTTACCGTGGTTAGCGTTCAGTGGTACGGGTCCGAAGCGATTGAACTCACGTACAAGACACCAACCGGCAGGGTCGCTAACGAGCTCCTTTATCGTCATGACGAACCGAGGTTGGAGATCGCAGAGAAAGGTCGTCCCTGGAGCTTCGATGGCGATGGGGATCGATTCCGGCTCGTGTCAGAAGCGCAGCGAATCCACTTGGCGCATCTTTTTGATCCTGTTTTAGCCGTCCATACTTCTGTCGTTGAGCCGCTTCCACATCAGATTACAGCAGTGTACGAATCGATGCTCCCACGGCAACCCCTCCGTTTTCTACTAGCCGATGATCCCGGCGCAGGAAAGACGATCATGGCCGGATTGCTTATCAAGGAGTTAATGGCTCGCGGTGACGTGGTGCGTTGCCTAATAGTGTGTCCGGGTAGTCTGGCTGAACAGTGGCAAGATGAACTTTACAGGCGTTTTCATCTCCCCTTCGAGATCCTAACAAACGATAAACTGGAATCTGCTCGTACCGGCAACTGGTTCTTGGAAACAAATCTTGCTATTGCGCGTCTCGATAAGCTTTCCCGGAACGAAGACGTACAGGAAAAACTCAAAGCCCCCGACTGTCGTTGGGATCTCGTCGTATGTGACGAGGCTCATAAGATGTCGGCGACGTTTTTTGGTGGCGAAATCAAATACACCAAGCGTTACCGTCTCGCACAACTGCTTTCAACCCTAACCCGTCATTTCTTACTGATGACCGCTACGCCCCATAACGGCAAAGAGGAAGACTTTCAGCTCTTCATGGCGCTACTCGATGGCGACCGTTTTGAAGGTCGTTTTCGCGACGGAGTTCATGTTGCCGATGTGTCTGACATGATGCGGCGCATGGTGAAGGAGAACCTTCTTAAGTTTGATTCGACACCTTTGTTCCCAGAGCGGATAGCTTATACGGTGCCATATAAGTTGACGGGGCCAGAAGCTCAACTATACAAGGCGGTTACGGACTATGTGCGTGAGGAATTCAACCGCGCTGAGGCGCTTCAGAATGACAAACGTGCCGGAACTGTCGGCTTCGCATTGACGATATTGCAGCGGCGGCTTGCTTCATCGCCCGAAGCAATTTATCAGTCACTTCGTCGGCGCCGGGAGCGGCTCGAAAGTCGTCTGCGCGAGATGGAGGTACTTCAACGAGGTGGGGAGAACTTGTTCATCGTTCCTACATCAAGTGACGTTCTTGATGCAGAGGATCTTGAGGACATTGAAGAAGCGCCTGAAAGCGAAGCGGAATTCGCGGAAGAACAAATCCTTGATCAAGCAACGGCGGCTGGCACGATCGTCGAATTGAGCGCAGAAATTGAAACTCTAAAGGGGCTGGAGTACCTCGCGAATGCCGTCCGACAGAGTGGGGAAGACAAAAAGTGGAGCGAACTCGCGAACCTGCTTCACGAAATCTTCTCGCCTGTCCCGGTCGAAGAAACCGGCCGGCCCGGATTTCCATCGCACATTCGATCACCAAAGCAAAAACTTGTACTTTTCACGGAGCATCGCGACACGCTCAACTACCTAGAGAGAAAGATCTCGTCGCTGCTTGGGCGGAACGAAGCAGTAGCCGTGATTCATGGCGGAATCGGTCGCGAGGACCGGATGAATGCTCAGGAGTCTTTCCGACACGATCCCGAGGTGCAGGTTCTCCTTGCAACCGACGCAGCGGGCGAAGGTATCAATCTGCAACGAGCCCACCTGATGGTGAATTACGATCTGCCATGGAATCCGAACCGTCTGGAGCAACGATTCGGACGCATTCACCGAATCGGCCAAACTGAGGTCTGCCACCTGTGGAATCTCGTTGCCGATGAAACACGGGAAGGCGATGTCTACAGACGACTGCTTGAAAAGCTTGAGGAAGCTCGAAAGGCTTTAGGTGGACAGGTATTTGACGTACTCGGCAAATTGCAGTTTGAAGGACATGCGCTTCGTGACTTGTTAATCCGGGCAATCCGTTATGGTGAGCAGCCAGACGTGCGAGCAAGACTGTCGCAAGCTGTTGAGTCGGCCTTTGATCCGAATCAGATTCGAGAGCTACTCGAGGAAAGAGCGCTCGCGCACGATTCAATGGATGCAACCCGTGTGAATCGTATTCGTGAGGATATGGAGCGGGCCGACGCGCGTCGCCTGCAACCGCACTACGTCGAATCATTCTTTTTGGAAGCATTCAAGCGTCTTGGCGGGTCGCTCAAACAACGAGAGGCTCGGCGATACGAGGTCATTCATGTGCCCGCCCCGATACGCAACCGCGACCGGCTGATCGGAATTGGTGAGCCCGTCCAGCCACGTTACGAGCGCATTGCCTTTGAAAAATCCCTCATTGCGCCGCCGGACGAGCCACTCGCGGCTTTTTTGTGCCCGGGTCATCCGTTGTTGGACTCGACGATTGATCTTATTATCGAACGCGATCGCGATCTCCTTCGCCGCGGTGCGGTTTTAGTGGACGATCGCGATACTGGTACGTCGCCCCGAGTGGTGTTCTTTCTTGAACATGCCATCCAGGATGCAAGTCTCACGCGTTCGCAAGAGCGGCGTGTGATTTCTAAAAGAATCTTATACGTAGAAATCGATGGCGAAGGGCATACGCGGCATTTAAACTATGCGCCCTATCTGGATTACCGGGCGCTGACCTCTGGCGAACCGACGGCCGAAGCTATTCTCGACCGACCCGAATGCAAATGGATCATCGGCGACCTCGAGCAACTGGCTCAAGGTCATGCTGTTTCGACCGTCGTGCCGGGACATCTCGCCGAGGTTCGCGGCCCAAAGATTGATCTGATCGACAAGACCGAAGCTGCGGTAAAGGATCGACTCACGAAAGAGATCATGTATTGGGATCACCGGGCTGAGCAGCTAAAGCTCCAAGAGCAGGCGGGCAAATCAAACGCACGATTGAACTCTTCGGAGGCCCGCAAGAGAGCAGATCTCTTGCAGGGTCGCCTCCAAAAGCGACTTGAGGATCTGGCGCTGGAACGTCAAATCTCTCCGCTACCGCCTGTTGTCCTCGGCGGCATGCTTGTCATTCCGGCTGGTTTGATCGCAGAAATGACCGGAACTCCGCTAATAAAGCTCAGCGGGCCGGTTAATACGCAGATCTCTGCCGCGAAAGCACGCGCGATCATTATGGATATTGAGCGCGGCCTCGGATTCGAGCCCGTCGACCGAGAACTTGAAAAGCTTGGCTACGACGTCGAAAGCCGTATACCGGGCACAGGGAAACTGCGTTTTCTTGAAGTGAAAGGGCGTATTTCGGGTGCTGATACCATAACCGTTACGAAAAACGAGATCTTGTATTCGCTAAACAAGCCGGACGATTTTATCCTCGCTATCGTCGAATTTTTAGAAGGCAATTCACATAAAGTGCATTACATACGGAAGCCATTCAAGAAGGAGCCGGATTTTGGCGTGACAAGTGTGAATTACAACTTCGCAGAGCTTTTAGCACAGGCAGGTGAGCCATCATGA